The proteins below are encoded in one region of Ricinus communis isolate WT05 ecotype wild-type chromosome 6, ASM1957865v1, whole genome shotgun sequence:
- the LOC112535316 gene encoding NEDD8-specific protease 1-like — MDDKEVVRYKDVVLKVSDLDVLRGPCFLNDQIIAFYFSYLYAFYDSCTDDVLLVPPSVSFWLANSEEDRENLIDFLEPLKLSTKRLVLFTVNDSTDFGGSEAGTHWSLLFMTGPRIAFHIMIAWRELTIFTPEAL, encoded by the coding sequence ATGGATGACAAAGAAGTTGTGAGGTATAAGGACGTGGTGTTGAAGGTTTCCGATTTAGATGTTCTTCGAGGACCTTGTTTTCTCAACGATCAAATAATTGCGTTTTATTTCAGTTACTTGTATGCCTTTTATGATTCTTGCACTGATGATGTCCTGCTTGTTCCGCCATCCGTTTCGTTTTGGCTTGCCAATTCTGAAGAAGATCGTGAGAACCTCATTGATTTTCTGGAACCCTTGAAATTGTCAACCAAGAGACTCGTTCTTTTCACGGTTAACGACAGTACTGATTTCGGTGGCAGCGAAGCTGGAACCCATTGGAGCCTCCTTTTTATGACAGGACCCAGAATAGCTTTTCACATCATGATAGCATGGAGGGAGCTAACAATTTTTACGCCTGAAGCTTTATGA